A genomic window from Vigna radiata var. radiata cultivar VC1973A chromosome 2, Vradiata_ver6, whole genome shotgun sequence includes:
- the LOC106755967 gene encoding isoflavone 4'-O-methyltransferase-like: MVFTDNDSANASEIYKAQMHVNKYLLGFQSCMAVKFATEVGIADAIHRHGKPITLSDLASSLNLPPSKVGVLHRFMRLLTHNGFFTKTPSQNSEEEEETYSLTLASKFLVRSNSFCLADNAEVAFHPSMFNMWNSSKKLFTEDTQVPLFESVTGESYFDFIKNDFQFLDVFQKAVAADSEMIKLGLQECKHVFEGLSSLVDVGGGTGAVSRLILESFPHMKCTVLDLPQVVANLKTAQNLSFVGGDMFESIPSADAVLLKWVLHNWDDELSIKILKNCKEAISGKGKEGKVIIIDVVIDEAGDDRDLTELKLNYDLAMLTLLNGKEREKKEWEKLIYQAGFTSCKFSPLFGFKSLIQVYP; the protein is encoded by the exons atggttttcACAGACAATGACagtgcaaatgcaagtgaaatATACAAAGCTCAAATGCACGTGAACAAATATCTCCTCGGCTTCCAAAGCTGCATGGCGGTGAAGTTTGCGACGGAGGTAGGCATAGCCGACGCAATCCACCGTCACGGAAAACCTATCACTCTCTCCGACTTGGCCTCATCTCTGAATCTGCCGCCTTCAAAAGTCGGTGTTCTCCATCGCTTCATGCGCCTTCTAACACACAATGGCTTCTTCACGAAAACACCTTCACAGAActctgaagaagaagaagaaacatattCTTTGACTCTTGCATCAAAGTTTCTGGTCAGAAGCAATTCCTTCTGCTTAGCAGATAATGCGGAAGTAGCGTTTCATCCAAGTATGTTTAACATGTGGAACTCCTCCAAGAAACTGTTTACAGAGGATACTCAAGTTCCGTTGTTCGAGAGCGTAACCGGAGAGAGTTACTTTGACTTCATCAAAAATGATTTTCAGTTTCTGGATGTATTTCAGAAGGCTGTGGCAGCTGATTCTGAAATGATCAAACTGGGTCTCCAAGAATGCAAGCACGTGTTTGAGGGGTTGTCTTCTCTTGTCGATGTGGGAGGTGGCACTGGTGCTGTCTCCAGGCTCATACTCGAATCCTTTCCTCACATGAAATGCACAGTCCTTGACCTACCACAAGTTGTGGCCAATTTGAAAACAGCCCAAAATCTGAGTTTTGTTGGTGGTGACATGTTTGAATCAATTCCTTCTGCTGATGCAGTTTTACTCAAG TGGGTTCTGCATAATTGGGATGATGAACTTTCTATAAAGATATTGAAGAACTGCAAAGAAGCAATTTCTGGGAAAGGGAAGGAGGGAAAGGTGATAATCATAGACGTGGTAATTGATGAAGCAGGTGATGATCGAGATTTGACTGAGCTGAAGCTGAACTATGACTTGGCGATGTTGACTCTCttgaatggaaaagaaagagagaagaaagaatggGAGAAACTTATATACCAGGCTGGCTTCACCAGCTGCAAGTTTAGTCCACTTTTTGGCTTCAAATCTCTCATCCAAGTTTATCCATGA